In Halalkalibaculum roseum, a single window of DNA contains:
- a CDS encoding class I SAM-dependent methyltransferase, producing MSSKPEFPYYSVTSTLHIAAIRLRTLIVNGLWIMLIFLTATGCARAQSYSSDVNWLIKVLDIKEGSHVADIGAGDGGQTLAIARYIGEKGHIFSTELGEDSVEELREEIENSGMNNIDVLEAHNTHTNLPEECCEAIYMRRVYHHITDPASMNKSLYRTLKPGGKLAVIDFEPRGREAEAGGRASGSSHGVTLETVVKELQQAGFEILSQEQRSGRNVYVVAQRPEEAG from the coding sequence ATGTCATCAAAGCCTGAGTTCCCATACTATTCGGTTACGAGTACATTACATATTGCAGCAATCCGCCTCCGCACACTCATAGTGAACGGTCTGTGGATCATGTTGATATTCCTCACCGCAACCGGATGTGCACGTGCCCAGAGTTACTCGTCAGATGTGAACTGGCTTATCAAGGTTCTGGATATCAAAGAGGGCTCTCATGTTGCTGACATTGGAGCCGGTGACGGGGGACAAACCCTTGCAATTGCGCGATATATAGGTGAAAAGGGACATATTTTCAGTACTGAGCTTGGAGAAGATTCAGTTGAAGAATTAAGAGAAGAGATTGAAAATTCGGGGATGAATAATATTGACGTGCTGGAAGCTCACAACACCCACACTAACCTGCCTGAAGAGTGTTGCGAAGCTATTTACATGCGCAGGGTCTATCACCATATCACAGACCCGGCCTCCATGAATAAGAGTCTGTACCGGACGTTGAAGCCGGGAGGGAAACTGGCCGTCATTGATTTTGAACCGAGAGGTAGAGAAGCCGAAGCCGGAGGAAGGGCTTCGGGCAGCTCACACGGGGTGACTTTGGAAACCGTTGTGAAGGAGCTTCAGCAGGCAGGTTTTGAGATTCTTAGTCAGGAGCAGCGATCGGGCAGGAATGTATATGTAGTTGCCCAGCGGCCGGAGGAAGCGGGTTAA
- a CDS encoding pyruvate, water dikinase regulatory protein gives MPEIFVISDGTGRTATQILEAALTQFDRVKAKINVRSKLRTKEEVLGVIEEARTANGFIVHTVVSRKLRDFILRSGRLHSVETIDLMGPLMAQLTDKFENLPSEEPGLFHQLNRAYFQRVEAMEFAFRHDDGRRIHEIDKAEIVLIGVSRTFKTPISMYLAFKGWLVANVPIIPGQNLPFDASILSSGNIIGLQTDPKSLVRIRQTRHTHFGGVTKDYVDFEKVRMELMHARQIFGKHDDWTVIKVTNKPIEEIAYEILEVIKSGKRE, from the coding sequence ATGCCTGAGATATTTGTCATATCGGATGGTACCGGAAGGACCGCTACCCAAATACTGGAGGCGGCGCTGACCCAGTTCGACCGTGTAAAGGCGAAGATTAACGTCCGATCAAAGCTGCGCACTAAGGAAGAAGTACTGGGAGTAATTGAAGAAGCCAGAACAGCCAACGGTTTTATTGTTCATACGGTGGTATCCCGCAAGCTGAGGGATTTTATTCTCCGTTCAGGACGCCTTCATTCGGTGGAAACCATAGATCTAATGGGCCCTTTAATGGCCCAGCTCACTGATAAATTTGAAAACCTGCCATCAGAAGAACCGGGGCTATTCCACCAACTGAATCGTGCCTACTTTCAACGTGTAGAGGCTATGGAGTTCGCTTTCCGCCATGACGACGGCCGCCGTATTCACGAAATTGACAAAGCTGAGATTGTATTGATCGGTGTTTCCCGAACATTCAAAACCCCAATCAGTATGTACCTGGCTTTTAAGGGTTGGCTGGTGGCAAATGTACCTATTATTCCGGGTCAGAATCTGCCTTTTGATGCTTCGATTCTTTCGAGTGGAAATATCATCGGCCTTCAGACAGACCCAAAAAGCCTTGTACGGATCCGGCAAACCAGACATACCCATTTCGGCGGAGTCACAAAAGATTATGTTGATTTTGAAAAAGTGCGGATGGAGCTAATGCACGCCAGACAGATATTTGGCAAACATGACGACTGGACAGTTATCAAAGTGACCAACAAACCCATTGAAGAAATTGCCTATGAGATACTGGAAGTTATCAAATCGGGAAAAAGGGAGTAA